One window from the genome of Elusimicrobium sp. An273 encodes:
- the dnaJ gene encoding molecular chaperone DnaJ, translated as MPTKMKEDYYQILGVERTASEVEIKSAFRRQAMKYHPDRNPGNKEAEEQFKKVNEAFSVLSDPQKKRMYDQYGHEGVSGAGGFGGFNAGGFGDINDIFGSVFGDIFGGGFGGARRQSPRPQRGEDLKLDVTLTLEEAFMGKEVPVDYTRMDNCSACDGTGAAPGSARKTCRSCNGTGTVTYSQGFFSMRQVCPDCGGKGTVVEKPCPECRGSGTKRVKEKITVKIPSGVRSGVTLRVSNGGDIGTNGGGFGDLYVEVHVKEHKIFKRQGDDLVIDAQITYPQAVLGGSIKVPTIEGKEVELTIPKGTQFGSTLKLQGNGMPRLGKKGFGDLLVNIKIEVPKKPTPRQKELLEELAKETGGKKSFFQELFS; from the coding sequence ATGCCTACTAAAATGAAAGAAGATTATTATCAGATACTTGGTGTAGAACGTACGGCGTCGGAAGTGGAAATCAAATCCGCTTTCCGCCGGCAGGCGATGAAATACCACCCCGACCGCAACCCTGGCAACAAAGAAGCCGAAGAACAATTTAAAAAAGTAAACGAGGCTTTTTCCGTACTGTCCGACCCGCAGAAAAAACGGATGTACGACCAATACGGGCACGAAGGCGTTTCGGGCGCGGGCGGATTTGGCGGGTTTAACGCCGGCGGATTTGGAGACATCAACGATATTTTCGGTTCCGTTTTCGGCGATATTTTTGGCGGTGGTTTCGGCGGCGCCAGACGGCAAAGCCCCCGGCCGCAGCGCGGGGAAGATTTAAAGCTGGACGTTACGCTTACGCTGGAAGAAGCGTTTATGGGCAAAGAAGTGCCGGTGGACTACACCCGCATGGACAATTGCTCCGCGTGCGACGGCACCGGTGCCGCGCCCGGCAGTGCGCGCAAAACCTGCCGCTCCTGCAACGGAACGGGAACGGTTACCTATTCCCAGGGATTTTTCAGCATGCGACAAGTATGCCCCGACTGCGGCGGCAAAGGAACTGTGGTGGAAAAACCCTGCCCCGAATGCCGCGGAAGCGGTACAAAACGCGTGAAAGAAAAAATTACCGTTAAAATTCCGTCCGGGGTGCGCTCGGGTGTTACGCTGCGCGTTTCCAACGGGGGCGATATCGGCACCAACGGCGGCGGCTTTGGCGATTTGTATGTAGAAGTGCACGTCAAAGAGCACAAAATTTTCAAACGCCAGGGGGATGATTTGGTAATTGACGCCCAAATCACCTATCCGCAGGCGGTGCTCGGCGGCAGCATTAAGGTTCCCACCATTGAAGGAAAAGAAGTGGAATTGACGATTCCGAAAGGCACGCAATTCGGTTCCACGCTTAAACTGCAGGGGAACGGCATGCCGCGCCTGGGCAAGAAAGGATTTGGGGACTTGCTGGTAAACATTAAAATTGAAGTTCCCAAAAAACCGACGCCCCGCCAGAAGGAACTCTTGGAAGAGCTGGCCAAAGAAACGGGCGGCAAGAAAAGTTTCTTTCAGGAACTGTTTTCTTAG
- a CDS encoding (Fe-S)-binding protein, with translation MTDFFVPQLDPNAPKKHLSSLQTPFGERSVYDSVSFCNRCGSCQQACPTYLLSAQETFSPRGRNQAVRLLMERKITVAQNRALLQELAASCLLCGRCTQACAGKIPTAQHMLELRRALGGRWLPGGLHFLLSCRARRPRLFAFLVQTARVLRRMGAVRLMRMSGLLALPPLSWIRHADDILPRALHEKERKQLLQQTLSPVQNPTLIYLPSLEAQWLMPDLGASVLAQAAQKHSVLVWNAPSGLFEYVYGDLRQSRRLLRRLIRRHQHTAGGRLPVLTDSIDVYLFFRSAPQLFDRWPSLQKQARRFAACVCFVTDILKPRPQKAEQKNVRLDYSALFSREGEVFDRAQKILKTQFKKNFVECWYKDADTPAFGYSFVRPDWAEPICMQAVRSIARTQTGTVFTLSGLSALELGFYLKRFYPHAQADHLVRLNG, from the coding sequence ATGACTGATTTTTTCGTTCCTCAATTAGATCCGAACGCCCCTAAAAAACATCTTTCTTCCCTGCAAACCCCTTTTGGCGAGCGCAGCGTGTACGATTCCGTTTCCTTTTGCAACCGCTGCGGCAGCTGCCAGCAGGCTTGCCCTACGTATCTGCTAAGCGCGCAGGAAACGTTTTCCCCGCGTGGGCGAAACCAAGCGGTGCGCCTGCTGATGGAGCGCAAAATAACTGTGGCTCAAAACCGCGCCTTGCTTCAAGAACTGGCCGCCAGCTGCCTGCTTTGCGGCCGCTGTACGCAAGCCTGCGCCGGCAAAATTCCGACGGCACAACATATGCTGGAACTGCGCCGTGCATTAGGCGGCCGCTGGTTGCCGGGCGGACTGCACTTTTTACTCTCCTGCCGCGCACGCAGGCCCCGATTATTTGCGTTTCTCGTGCAAACGGCGCGCGTGCTTCGGCGCATGGGCGCGGTGCGCCTAATGCGCATGAGCGGGCTTTTAGCGCTGCCGCCTCTGTCCTGGATTCGCCACGCGGACGATATTCTGCCCCGCGCCTTGCACGAAAAAGAACGCAAACAACTTTTGCAACAGACGCTTTCCCCCGTCCAAAACCCTACGCTTATTTACCTGCCTTCTTTGGAAGCCCAATGGCTGATGCCCGATTTGGGCGCCTCGGTGCTGGCGCAAGCCGCCCAAAAACATTCGGTTTTAGTTTGGAACGCCCCCAGCGGCCTGTTTGAATATGTGTATGGCGACCTGCGCCAAAGCCGCCGCTTGCTGCGCCGGCTGATCCGCCGCCACCAACACACCGCCGGCGGCCGCCTGCCCGTACTGACGGACAGCATTGACGTGTACCTGTTTTTCCGCAGCGCCCCGCAATTATTTGACCGCTGGCCCTCCTTGCAAAAGCAAGCCCGGCGGTTTGCGGCGTGCGTGTGTTTTGTAACCGACATTTTAAAACCGCGCCCGCAAAAAGCGGAACAAAAAAACGTGCGGCTGGATTATTCCGCCTTGTTTTCCCGAGAGGGAGAAGTGTTTGACCGGGCGCAAAAAATATTAAAGACACAATTTAAGAAAAATTTTGTAGAGTGTTGGTATAAGGACGCGGACACGCCCGCGTTCGGTTATAGTTTCGTGCGGCCTGATTGGGCGGAGCCCATTTGTATGCAGGCCGTGCGGAGCATCGCCCGAACACAGACAGGGACTGTGTTTACTTTGTCAGGGCTGTCTGCCTTGGAGCTGGGGTTTTATTTAAAACGTTTTTACCCGCACGCCCAGGCAGACCACTTAGTACGCTTAAACGGGTGA
- the obgE gene encoding GTPase ObgE, whose product MQSGSFLDRVKIYVTAGKGGDGCLSFRREKFIEFGGPNGGCGGKGGDVILRAEPNLTTLLELAYNPHIEAQNGEKGGTYNKTGRAGEDRIVLVPCGTIVKQDGHILADLTKPGQEFTVAKGGMGGRGNQSFKTRNNTAPHIAENGQPGEEVTLILELKVLADLGLVGFPNAGKSTFLSRISAARPRIADYPFTTLNPNLGITLHKNVSFATADIPGIIEGASEGKGLGYQFLKHIERTRVLLHLVDPEGFDGMNAEKSVKVIENELKTFDKKLFEKPRIIVVNKMDLPSAQKAYETLKKKFKKHKVMLMSAATGEGVNAVLDEVVKILASTPVEMPLEPEQTAAVHKVEPIFSISRDEEEVIHITGKKVVEFIAMTNFNQPEAVARLRGIFKKIGLEKALLKFGVQDGDTLVVGGREFEWNGDFDNEAPTAPEHAGYKRRETKQERLEKRRARRQAKLK is encoded by the coding sequence ATGCAATCGGGAAGTTTTTTAGACCGTGTTAAAATCTACGTTACCGCCGGCAAAGGCGGCGACGGCTGTTTATCTTTCCGCCGCGAAAAATTTATTGAATTCGGCGGCCCCAACGGCGGCTGCGGCGGCAAAGGCGGCGACGTGATCCTGCGCGCCGAACCCAATTTAACCACGCTCCTGGAGCTGGCCTACAACCCGCACATTGAAGCCCAAAACGGCGAAAAGGGCGGCACCTACAACAAAACCGGCCGCGCCGGAGAAGACCGCATTGTGCTTGTTCCCTGCGGGACGATCGTCAAACAGGACGGCCATATCTTAGCCGATCTGACCAAGCCCGGCCAAGAATTTACCGTTGCCAAAGGCGGCATGGGCGGCCGCGGGAACCAATCGTTTAAAACGCGCAACAACACCGCCCCGCACATTGCCGAAAACGGACAGCCCGGCGAAGAAGTAACCCTTATTTTGGAATTAAAAGTATTGGCGGACTTGGGACTGGTCGGCTTCCCCAACGCGGGCAAAAGCACTTTCTTAAGCCGCATTTCCGCCGCGCGCCCGCGCATTGCGGATTATCCGTTCACGACGCTGAACCCCAACCTGGGCATTACGCTTCACAAAAACGTCAGCTTTGCCACGGCCGATATTCCCGGCATTATTGAAGGCGCCAGCGAAGGAAAGGGGTTAGGATACCAATTTTTAAAACACATTGAGCGCACCCGCGTGCTGCTGCACCTGGTGGATCCGGAAGGATTTGACGGAATGAATGCGGAGAAGTCCGTCAAAGTAATTGAAAACGAACTGAAAACGTTTGACAAAAAATTGTTTGAAAAACCGCGCATTATCGTGGTCAACAAAATGGATTTGCCTTCCGCCCAAAAAGCGTATGAAACGCTGAAAAAGAAATTTAAAAAGCACAAAGTAATGCTGATGTCCGCCGCGACGGGCGAAGGCGTAAACGCGGTACTGGACGAAGTGGTAAAAATTTTGGCTTCTACCCCGGTGGAAATGCCGCTGGAGCCAGAACAAACGGCGGCGGTGCACAAGGTGGAACCCATTTTTTCCATCTCCCGCGATGAAGAAGAGGTCATCCACATTACCGGCAAAAAAGTGGTGGAATTTATCGCCATGACCAATTTCAACCAGCCCGAAGCCGTGGCCCGGCTGCGCGGGATTTTTAAGAAAATTGGTCTGGAAAAGGCACTCCTTAAATTTGGCGTGCAAGACGGAGACACCTTGGTCGTAGGCGGGCGGGAATTTGAATGGAACGGGGATTTTGACAACGAAGCCCCCACCGCACCCGAACACGCCGGGTATAAACGGCGCGAAACCAAGCAGGAGCGTCTGGAAAAACGCCGGGCGCGGCGCCAGGCCAAACTGAAATAA
- the rplA gene encoding 50S ribosomal protein L1, protein MGKRMQAAQKAYDKSKVYTLEEGAKIVKENAKAKFDETVEIHVKLGIDTKKADQQVRTTVALPHGTGKTKRIAVIAKGEHVQEAQAAGADRVGCEDIVDEVLKGKIDFDVLVATPDTMKDLAKAAKILGPRGLMPNPKSGTVTFDLANTIKALKAGRIEFKADAYGIVHAIIGKASFDAAKLVENAKAVMDTILRVKPSTSKGIYVQSISLSSTMGPGVFVTHK, encoded by the coding sequence ATGGGAAAAAGAATGCAAGCCGCTCAAAAAGCTTACGATAAGTCCAAAGTTTACACGTTGGAAGAAGGCGCCAAGATCGTAAAAGAAAACGCCAAAGCCAAATTCGACGAAACCGTTGAAATCCACGTGAAACTGGGCATTGATACCAAAAAAGCCGACCAACAGGTGCGCACCACGGTGGCTTTGCCGCATGGTACGGGTAAAACCAAACGCATCGCGGTCATCGCCAAAGGCGAGCATGTGCAGGAAGCGCAGGCCGCCGGTGCCGACAGAGTGGGCTGTGAAGACATTGTGGACGAAGTCTTGAAAGGCAAAATTGACTTTGACGTGCTCGTGGCCACGCCGGATACGATGAAAGACCTGGCCAAAGCCGCCAAAATCTTGGGCCCGCGCGGACTGATGCCGAACCCGAAAAGCGGTACGGTGACGTTTGACCTGGCCAACACCATCAAAGCCTTGAAAGCCGGACGCATTGAATTCAAAGCCGATGCTTATGGTATCGTGCACGCCATTATTGGCAAAGCGTCTTTTGACGCCGCCAAATTGGTGGAAAACGCAAAAGCCGTTATGGACACTATCCTTCGCGTAAAACCGAGCACCTCGAAAGGGATCTATGTACAGAGCATTTCGTTAAGCTCTACCATGGGCCCGGGTGTATTCGTTACCCATAAATAG
- the mnmA gene encoding tRNA 2-thiouridine(34) synthase MnmA, with amino-acid sequence MEKETILIGLSGGVDSAAAAVLLKQQGYRVIGATMLIWDPSLPVPNGPYQKNACLSPEKEDISEIENLAKKLDIEFLAVDCRQQYRQTVLDNFRQEYACGRTPNPCVWCNSLIKFGVLPAAAKAQGIAFDKFATGHYARVEYDPAAGKYVLKRAKDLSRDQSYFLHRLTQEQLSRVLFPLGEKTKPEIREVARQAGLAVADKEDSQDFYCGNYNDLLNFPNKPGDIVTLDGKKVARHNGIWGYTIGKRKGLGVSGFKTPMYVVRIDAPKNQVVIGPKEALYTSTLQADHVSWVAGEVPAENFSCEIKIRNLHVPARARVHVLGDGSFTAQFAEPQLSVTAGQSAVLYADGDVVLGGGIIK; translated from the coding sequence ATGGAAAAAGAGACAATACTCATCGGCCTTTCGGGCGGGGTGGACTCCGCCGCCGCGGCCGTACTGCTTAAACAACAAGGCTACCGCGTCATCGGCGCGACCATGCTGATTTGGGATCCTTCCCTGCCGGTTCCTAACGGGCCTTACCAAAAAAACGCCTGCCTTTCTCCCGAAAAGGAAGACATCAGCGAAATAGAAAATTTGGCCAAAAAGCTGGATATTGAATTTTTAGCGGTGGACTGCCGCCAACAATACCGCCAAACGGTACTGGATAATTTCCGCCAGGAATACGCCTGCGGGCGCACCCCCAATCCGTGCGTGTGGTGCAACAGTTTAATTAAATTCGGCGTACTGCCGGCCGCCGCCAAGGCGCAGGGCATTGCGTTTGATAAATTTGCCACCGGCCATTACGCCCGCGTGGAATACGATCCCGCCGCCGGCAAATACGTGCTTAAAAGAGCCAAAGATTTATCGCGCGACCAAAGCTACTTTCTGCACCGCCTGACGCAGGAGCAACTGTCCCGCGTGTTGTTCCCGCTGGGCGAAAAAACAAAGCCCGAAATCCGCGAAGTGGCCCGCCAAGCGGGGCTGGCCGTGGCCGATAAAGAAGACAGCCAGGATTTTTATTGCGGCAATTACAACGACTTGCTGAACTTCCCCAATAAACCGGGCGACATTGTTACCCTGGACGGCAAAAAAGTGGCCCGCCACAACGGCATTTGGGGCTATACGATCGGCAAGCGAAAAGGATTGGGCGTAAGCGGATTTAAAACGCCCATGTATGTGGTACGCATTGACGCCCCCAAAAACCAAGTGGTCATCGGGCCGAAAGAGGCTTTGTACACAAGCACGCTGCAGGCAGACCACGTCAGCTGGGTGGCGGGGGAAGTGCCGGCGGAAAATTTTTCGTGCGAAATTAAAATCCGCAATTTGCACGTTCCCGCTCGGGCGCGGGTGCACGTGCTGGGGGACGGATCTTTTACGGCGCAATTTGCCGAGCCGCAGCTTTCGGTTACGGCGGGGCAGTCGGCCGTGCTGTATGCCGACGGGGATGTTGTCCTGGGCGGAGGCATTATCAAATAA
- the rplK gene encoding 50S ribosomal protein L11: protein MAKEKKIKGYIKLQIPAGAANPAPPVGPALGQHGVNIMEFCKQFNAKTAKMEKGIKIPVIITVYEDRSFTFITKMPPMAVLIIKELGLAKGSGAPHKDKVGKITQAQCEKIAAQKLPDLNTKDIKQAAEMVKGTCRSMGVDVVK, encoded by the coding sequence ATGGCAAAAGAGAAAAAAATTAAAGGTTACATCAAGCTGCAGATTCCCGCTGGCGCTGCCAACCCGGCCCCGCCTGTGGGCCCGGCTTTGGGCCAGCATGGTGTAAACATCATGGAATTCTGCAAACAATTCAACGCCAAGACGGCGAAAATGGAAAAAGGGATCAAGATCCCGGTCATCATTACCGTTTACGAAGACCGCTCTTTCACCTTTATCACCAAGATGCCGCCTATGGCCGTGCTGATTATCAAGGAACTGGGCCTTGCGAAAGGATCCGGTGCTCCGCACAAAGATAAAGTCGGCAAGATCACCCAAGCCCAGTGCGAAAAAATCGCCGCGCAGAAACTGCCCGATTTGAACACGAAAGACATCAAACAGGCGGCCGAGATGGTAAAAGGCACCTGCCGCAGCATGGGTGTGGACGTAGTAAAATAA
- the rplU gene encoding 50S ribosomal protein L21 → MYAIIETGGKQYWVKPGQDLQVEKLDAKAGESVELKVLWAADEEGTSADAKAGNTAKVTAQVVKHLRGPKILVFKKRPKKGYERTIGHRQDLTQIKITDIQLA, encoded by the coding sequence ATGTACGCAATTATTGAAACTGGTGGAAAACAGTACTGGGTAAAACCCGGTCAAGATCTGCAGGTTGAAAAACTGGACGCGAAAGCGGGCGAGAGCGTGGAACTCAAAGTGCTCTGGGCCGCCGACGAAGAAGGTACCTCGGCAGATGCCAAAGCCGGTAACACGGCCAAGGTCACCGCTCAAGTGGTCAAACATTTGAGAGGTCCGAAAATCCTCGTTTTTAAGAAAAGACCGAAAAAAGGTTACGAAAGAACCATCGGCCACAGACAGGATTTAACGCAAATTAAAATCACGGATATCCAGTTAGCATAA
- the nusG gene encoding transcription termination/antitermination protein NusG — translation MSEEKAWYVVHTQTGHEDKVREKILLNIEIQNFGDRVFQVLVPTEEVVEVKQNKKILRKRKFFPGYVLVQMKMTSEAYWFIKSITGVTGFLGDPNPVPLPEEEIAGIVELTDNTSGKPKHVVEFERGESVRITEGPFKHFIGVVEDVNEQKNKLKVMVTVFDRATPVEVDFLQVEKN, via the coding sequence ATGTCTGAAGAAAAAGCTTGGTACGTCGTGCATACCCAAACGGGGCACGAGGATAAAGTAAGAGAAAAAATTCTGCTTAACATCGAAATCCAAAATTTCGGTGATCGTGTTTTTCAAGTATTGGTTCCCACCGAAGAAGTCGTTGAAGTCAAACAAAACAAGAAAATTTTGCGCAAACGGAAGTTTTTCCCTGGCTATGTGCTGGTGCAGATGAAAATGACCAGCGAAGCGTATTGGTTTATTAAAAGCATTACGGGCGTAACCGGCTTTTTGGGCGATCCCAACCCGGTGCCGCTGCCGGAAGAAGAAATTGCCGGCATCGTAGAACTGACGGACAACACCTCCGGCAAACCCAAACACGTGGTGGAGTTTGAACGCGGCGAAAGCGTACGCATTACCGAAGGCCCGTTCAAACACTTTATTGGTGTAGTGGAAGACGTCAACGAGCAGAAGAACAAACTGAAGGTGATGGTAACGGTCTTTGACCGCGCCACCCCGGTGGAAGTGGACTTCCTGCAAGTGGAAAAGAACTAG
- a CDS encoding trypsin-like serine protease: protein MWKTIVLLTCLLGAAPVWGQVSVISVTDEDRHTRKEDFYHTFEYYITPTGEKAASVSKCQATRIGRRWFATAAHCVQQNCQNGCLIQMDLLEQPVSALARVTHSAKKPAVFVHPDFSPQKIVKNDFALIRLDLDRAPITYYRRAGGKQKNNLALTRAQFDAFLRQNLQASRQYRRIVSPEFPPLVLFDDGNYVIDRDLSVISIFGGKREIKPDPYPVYYVKALGFAYTHNFGIRKGMSGSGVMSNTGELVGIISANLTSVRGVGNKAARKEEYFMFPVFNAEIASFMESVMGSDYYKLDWKDAFPDFVRKSQRDFSPVVQAVEWVDTHTGAR, encoded by the coding sequence ATGTGGAAAACGATTGTACTTTTAACCTGTTTGCTGGGCGCCGCTCCCGTTTGGGGGCAGGTGAGCGTGATTTCGGTTACGGATGAAGATAGACATACCCGCAAAGAGGACTTTTATCATACCTTTGAGTATTATATTACGCCCACGGGGGAAAAAGCGGCTTCCGTCAGCAAATGCCAAGCCACCCGCATCGGGCGCCGCTGGTTTGCCACGGCGGCCCACTGCGTACAGCAGAACTGCCAAAACGGGTGTCTGATTCAAATGGATTTACTGGAACAGCCCGTTTCGGCCCTGGCCCGCGTGACGCACTCCGCCAAGAAACCGGCCGTGTTTGTGCATCCGGACTTTTCCCCGCAGAAAATAGTCAAAAACGATTTTGCCCTCATCCGCTTGGATTTAGACCGCGCTCCGATTACTTATTACCGCCGCGCCGGCGGAAAACAAAAAAACAACCTTGCCCTTACCCGGGCGCAGTTTGATGCGTTTTTGCGGCAAAACCTGCAGGCTTCGCGCCAATACCGGCGCATTGTAAGCCCGGAGTTTCCGCCCCTTGTGTTGTTTGACGACGGTAATTATGTAATTGACCGGGATCTGTCGGTCATTTCCATTTTTGGCGGAAAGCGGGAAATCAAGCCCGATCCTTACCCGGTGTATTACGTCAAAGCGCTGGGATTTGCCTATACGCATAATTTCGGTATCCGCAAAGGGATGAGCGGGTCTGGCGTGATGAGCAACACCGGGGAGCTGGTGGGCATTATTTCGGCCAATTTAACTTCTGTCCGCGGGGTGGGCAATAAAGCCGCGCGGAAGGAAGAGTATTTTATGTTCCCGGTGTTTAATGCGGAAATTGCTTCTTTTATGGAAAGCGTAATGGGCAGCGATTATTATAAATTGGATTGGAAGGATGCCTTTCCTGATTTTGTCCGCAAATCCCAGCGGGATTTTTCACCCGTGGTACAGGCCGTAGAGTGGGTGGATACCCATACGGGGGCCCGTTAA
- a CDS encoding HD domain-containing phosphohydrolase — translation MQSFKPENSKLSAEEKLNLLVEFGARISCELRLDKLLDIIGQQITKMLDVGRCTIYLKDVEKNELWSKIAQGRGLEHTEIRVPLNGNGVISLVARTGETINLPNAYEDPRFSMDVDMVTDFRTHSMLAIPLKNNSGKVLGVFQVANKSDGTAFDKKDEGILLLLATFAGSAIEIAKLYQDVHVAQLETIYRLAVTAEYRDQQDTRAHLKNISIISYLLALALGMSKKDSELIKNASPLHDIGKVALADNILLKPGKLTPEEFEIMKSHTIYGGRILEGAHSKVLKIAHKMACYHHEKWNGSGYPKGLKGEEIPIEARIITVADVFDALCVFRVYKKAWPTDEAYAYILGESGKSFDPHVVAAFKKIYPSVRKLYANISVNQPKPQTADVPAGEKKKLF, via the coding sequence ATGCAATCTTTCAAGCCGGAAAACAGCAAGCTTTCTGCCGAAGAAAAGCTAAACTTGCTGGTAGAGTTTGGGGCGCGTATTTCGTGTGAATTGCGCTTGGATAAATTGCTAGACATTATCGGCCAACAAATTACCAAAATGCTGGATGTCGGCCGGTGCACCATTTATTTAAAAGACGTAGAAAAAAACGAACTCTGGTCTAAAATTGCCCAAGGCCGCGGCTTGGAACATACCGAAATCCGCGTGCCGCTTAACGGCAACGGCGTAATTTCGCTGGTGGCCCGCACGGGCGAAACCATCAACCTCCCCAACGCCTACGAAGACCCCCGCTTTTCCATGGACGTGGATATGGTTACGGATTTCCGCACCCATTCCATGCTGGCTATTCCGCTTAAAAACAATTCCGGCAAAGTGTTGGGCGTTTTCCAAGTGGCTAATAAATCAGACGGCACCGCCTTTGACAAAAAAGACGAAGGCATTTTGCTTTTGCTGGCCACATTTGCCGGCAGCGCCATTGAAATTGCCAAGCTTTACCAAGACGTACACGTTGCCCAGCTGGAAACGATTTACCGCCTGGCCGTTACGGCCGAATACCGCGACCAGCAAGACACCCGCGCCCATTTAAAAAACATCAGCATTATTTCCTACTTGCTGGCCTTGGCGCTGGGCATGAGCAAAAAAGATTCCGAACTTATTAAAAACGCCAGCCCGTTGCACGATATCGGCAAAGTGGCGCTGGCGGACAACATCCTGCTTAAACCGGGCAAGCTGACGCCGGAAGAATTTGAAATTATGAAATCCCACACCATTTACGGCGGACGCATTTTGGAAGGGGCGCATTCTAAAGTATTAAAAATCGCGCACAAAATGGCCTGCTACCACCACGAAAAATGGAACGGCTCCGGCTACCCCAAAGGGCTTAAAGGAGAAGAAATTCCGATAGAGGCGCGCATCATTACGGTGGCGGACGTGTTTGACGCGCTGTGCGTCTTCCGCGTGTACAAAAAAGCCTGGCCCACGGACGAAGCCTACGCCTATATTTTAGGCGAGTCCGGCAAATCGTTTGACCCGCACGTCGTGGCGGCGTTTAAAAAGATTTATCCTTCCGTGCGCAAGCTCTACGCCAACATTTCGGTCAACCAGCCTAAGCCGCAAACGGCCGATGTGCCAGCCGGCGAAAAAAAGAAATTATTTTAA